In the Mycoplasma zalophi genome, one interval contains:
- the recO gene encoding DNA repair protein RecO, whose protein sequence is MEKIYRGIVINKQPYADADEIVTILTPSKKITFLAKGTQKPLSKNRVALQLLNLIEVEIFEARLATKVSKLKKANTLIFFNLDTDKTVVINLLKLLNAVKENFYLVTDTCFHLFNLFGRGNDYKIFLYILNQSLHCFGMYPNYKGCVVCQRKDNIIDFEFYQGGYLCFKHSNKTKEIEYLKSVYFLNKDFDDYQANFNKSYIRQIFEELWNFLEENTYI, encoded by the coding sequence ATGGAAAAAATATATAGAGGCATTGTAATAAATAAGCAACCGTATGCTGATGCAGATGAAATAGTAACAATATTAACACCTTCTAAAAAAATAACTTTTTTAGCAAAAGGAACGCAAAAACCATTATCAAAAAATAGAGTTGCTTTACAACTTTTAAATCTTATAGAAGTAGAAATTTTTGAAGCTAGACTAGCTACAAAAGTATCTAAACTAAAAAAAGCTAACACACTGATTTTTTTTAATTTAGATACTGATAAAACAGTGGTTATAAATCTCTTGAAATTATTAAATGCTGTAAAAGAAAATTTTTATTTAGTCACAGATACTTGTTTTCATTTGTTTAATTTATTTGGTCGTGGTAATGACTACAAAATATTTTTATATATTTTAAATCAGTCACTACATTGTTTTGGGATGTATCCCAACTATAAAGGATGTGTAGTTTGTCAAAGAAAAGATAACATAATAGATTTTGAATTTTATCAAGGTGGATATTTATGTTTTAAACACTCAAACAAAACAAAAGAAATAGAATATTTAAAGTCAGTTTATTTTTTAAACAAAGATTTTGATGACTATCAAGCAAATTTTAACAAATCTTATATAAGACAAATATTTGAAGAACTTTGAAACTTTTTAGAAGAAAACACTTATATTTAA